A window from Ignavibacteriota bacterium encodes these proteins:
- a CDS encoding beta-lactamase family protein, which translates to MHKKFLLPSSIFILLIVLFIILKDKLYTKENNNEILRNKLTKEQILKSKEIHKYFKHRNEVNGFNGNVLFAENGNIVYENSFGYADIRSKTKNNLNTKFQIASVSKPFTAYAIMLLKQRNELSLEDSIQQYFPEFPYKGITIKLLLIHKSGLPEYFYFADKLWEDKKTPITNTDVIDLMVEKFPNRYYLPDKKYNYVNTNYCLLAAIVEKITGDNFIDFMQEEVFDALQMKNTFIYNAVNLVEQNNIATGYEKENIKAQETFLNGVVGDKGVYTTVEDLLKFDRALYNGNPVEDKILKEAFQPMHTRLLINDNYGLGWRINAEDSTNKIVYHTGWWKGFRSYFIRELGKKKTIIVLSNLPNKAKFGTKDLIQLFN; encoded by the coding sequence ATGCATAAAAAATTTTTACTTCCCTCTTCTATTTTCATTTTACTTATCGTTTTGTTTATTATCTTAAAAGATAAACTCTATACCAAAGAAAATAATAACGAAATTTTAAGAAATAAATTAACCAAAGAGCAAATACTTAAATCGAAAGAAATACATAAATATTTTAAACATAGAAATGAAGTTAACGGTTTTAACGGAAATGTTCTTTTTGCAGAAAATGGAAATATCGTTTATGAAAATTCTTTCGGTTACGCAGATATTAGATCAAAAACAAAAAATAATCTTAACACAAAATTTCAAATTGCATCGGTTTCCAAACCATTTACTGCTTATGCAATAATGCTGCTCAAACAAAGAAATGAATTAAGTCTTGAAGATTCCATTCAGCAATATTTTCCAGAATTTCCATACAAAGGAATTACAATAAAATTATTGCTAATTCATAAATCTGGTTTGCCAGAATATTTTTATTTTGCAGATAAATTGTGGGAAGACAAAAAAACACCAATTACAAATACGGATGTTATTGATTTAATGGTAGAAAAATTTCCCAACAGATATTATTTGCCCGATAAAAAATATAATTATGTGAATACAAATTATTGTTTACTTGCCGCAATTGTTGAAAAAATCACTGGAGATAATTTTATTGATTTTATGCAAGAAGAAGTCTTTGATGCACTCCAAATGAAAAACACTTTTATTTATAATGCGGTAAATTTAGTTGAACAGAATAATATTGCAACCGGTTACGAAAAAGAAAATATTAAAGCGCAAGAAACATTTTTAAACGGAGTTGTTGGTGATAAAGGGGTTTACACAACGGTTGAAGATTTATTAAAATTTGATAGAGCTTTATACAATGGTAATCCGGTTGAAGATAAAATATTAAAAGAAGCATTTCAACCAATGCACACAAGACTTTTGATAAATGATAATTACGGATTAGGCTGGAGAATAAACGCAGAAGATTCTACAAATAAAATTGTTTATCATACCGGATGGTGGAAAGGATTTCGCTCATATTTTATTAGAGAATTGGGAAAGAAAAAAACAA
- a CDS encoding SRPBCC family protein — protein sequence MKILKIIFKILLVIIVLFLVVALFLPSEYKVERNIEINKPASVVFNYVSDFNNFRDWNPWSPFEPAHKVEVTGDSATVGQKYYWEGEIIGSGQMVFTELKPFDLIKADIEFLTPQQGKGIVDFVFEANGNSTKFSWAIIGEADYPVGRYMGLMMDSFLGTNFEEGAKTLKEKCEAL from the coding sequence ATGAAAATACTTAAAATAATTTTCAAAATTCTTCTTGTAATTATTGTTCTGTTTCTAGTAGTAGCATTGTTTCTTCCATCGGAATATAAAGTTGAACGAAACATTGAAATAAACAAACCAGCATCTGTTGTTTTTAATTATGTTTCTGATTTTAATAATTTCAGAGATTGGAATCCGTGGAGCCCGTTTGAACCCGCTCATAAAGTTGAAGTTACCGGAGATTCTGCAACAGTTGGTCAAAAATATTATTGGGAAGGAGAAATTATCGGTTCCGGACAAATGGTTTTTACCGAATTAAAACCTTTTGATTTAATTAAAGCCGATATTGAATTTTTAACTCCGCAACAAGGAAAAGGAATTGTTGATTTCGTATTTGAAGCAAACGGAAACTCCACAAAATTCAGTTGGGCAATTATCGGAGAAGCAGATTATCCCGTTGGAAGATACATGGGATTAATGATGGATAGTTTTCTTGGTACAAATTTTGAAGAAGGTGCAAAAACTCTTAAAGAAAAATGTGAGGCTTTGTAA
- a CDS encoding TrpB-like pyridoxal phosphate-dependent enzyme, protein MNTQKKYLLDEKEIPTHWYNIQADMPNPMLPPLHPGTLQPVGPQDLAPLFPMELIKQEVTRERWIEIPEEVRDVYKEWRVTPLVRAIGLEKLLDTPAKIYYKYEGVSPAGSHKPNTAVAQAYYNKMEGVKKITTETGAGQWGSALAYACQKFGIDLEVYMVKISYEQKPYRKLLMNTWGAKVFASPTNFTDSGNKILAEDPNSPGSLGIAISEAVERAAKDPETKYSLGSVLNHVLLHQTVIGLEALKQMELANDYPDIVIAPLGGGSNFAGLSFPFVHHNIVDGKTTRCIAVEPASCPKLTKGEFRYDFGDSVGLTPLIPMFTLGHNFVPAPIHAGGLRYHGASALVSQLLKDKLVEALAIQQLECFDAGVKFANAEGIVPAPEATHGIAAVIREANKAKEEGKSKTILFNLCGHGHFDMSSYQDYFEGKLIDHYFTEEELHSGLKNLNTPTI, encoded by the coding sequence ATGAATACGCAAAAAAAATACTTACTTGATGAAAAAGAAATTCCAACACATTGGTATAATATTCAAGCCGATATGCCCAACCCAATGTTGCCGCCGCTTCATCCGGGAACATTGCAGCCGGTTGGTCCGCAAGATTTGGCTCCGTTGTTTCCAATGGAATTAATAAAACAAGAAGTTACAAGAGAAAGATGGATTGAAATTCCAGAAGAAGTAAGAGATGTTTATAAAGAATGGCGTGTAACCCCTTTGGTTAGAGCAATAGGGTTAGAAAAATTATTGGATACGCCAGCAAAAATTTATTATAAATATGAAGGTGTTAGTCCGGCTGGTTCTCACAAACCAAATACTGCGGTTGCCCAAGCATATTATAATAAAATGGAAGGTGTGAAAAAAATTACAACAGAAACCGGTGCGGGTCAATGGGGAAGTGCACTTGCGTATGCTTGTCAAAAATTTGGAATTGATCTTGAAGTTTATATGGTGAAAATTAGTTATGAACAAAAACCATATAGAAAATTATTGATGAATACATGGGGAGCAAAAGTTTTTGCATCTCCAACAAATTTTACAGATTCCGGAAATAAAATATTAGCCGAAGATCCAAATTCTCCGGGAAGTTTAGGAATTGCAATTTCCGAAGCTGTTGAAAGAGCCGCAAAAGATCCCGAGACTAAATATTCATTAGGAAGTGTATTAAATCATGTTCTTCTTCACCAAACAGTAATTGGATTAGAAGCACTAAAACAAATGGAATTGGCAAATGATTATCCCGATATAGTAATTGCTCCATTAGGCGGGGGATCAAATTTTGCCGGTTTGTCTTTTCCTTTTGTTCATCATAATATTGTAGATGGAAAAACCACAAGATGTATTGCTGTGGAACCGGCTTCTTGTCCCAAATTAACAAAAGGAGAATTCCGTTATGATTTTGGTGATTCGGTTGGATTAACGCCGCTAATTCCGATGTTTACATTGGGACACAATTTTGTTCCGGCACCAATTCACGCCGGAGGTTTAAGGTATCACGGTGCAAGTGCATTGGTAAGTCAACTTTTAAAAGATAAATTAGTTGAAGCTTTGGCAATTCAGCAATTAGAATGTTTTGATGCCGGAGTTAAATTTGCAAATGCAGAAGGAATTGTTCCGGCTCCGGAAGCAACACATGGAATTGCAGCCGTTATTCGCGAAGCAAATAAAGCAAAAGAAGAAGGAAAATCAAAAACAATATTATTTAATTTATGCGGGCACGGACATTTTGATATGAGTTCTTATCAAGATTATTTTGAAGGAAAACTTATTGATCATTATTTTACGGAAGAAGAACTTCATTCGGGATTAAAAAATTTGAACACACCAACAATTTAA